A single genomic interval of Pan paniscus chromosome 18, NHGRI_mPanPan1-v2.0_pri, whole genome shotgun sequence harbors:
- the LOC106633879 gene encoding LOW QUALITY PROTEIN: uncharacterized protein LOC106633879 (The sequence of the model RefSeq protein was modified relative to this genomic sequence to represent the inferred CDS: inserted 1 base in 1 codon; deleted 2 bases in 2 codons), which yields MHPSNHSYTPLCMHLSVCPCLCACICPSIPASVPVSVHLSLPMCMHLSVHPSLPLCLHLSLRPSLPLCMHPSVHPCLCAFIYPSIHPASVHASTHPFILASAHASVHTYLPLCMHLSIHPSLPLCIHLSIHPCLCVGICPXHPYLFAFICLSIPASVHASVHPSIPASMHASVHLSIPLSVHASVHLSIPASVHASVMLSNPASVHASVSLSILHPFLCISLSVLSAHNSFILRRSLDLFPPPTPRRSLPSLPGQVLQPVVSTQSSLPPLLSCLSPLPPKFFRNPLGLQAIKRSPCPWRTKHRPM from the exons ATGCATCCTTCCAACCATTCATACACGCCTCTGTGCAtgcatctgtctgtctgtccctgcctctgtgcctgcatctgtccatccatccctGCCTCTGTGCCTGTATCTGTCCATCTATCCCTGCCTATGTGTATgcatctgtctgtccatccatccctGCCTCTATGCCTGCATCTGTCCCTCCGTCCATCCCTGCCTCTGTGCATGCATCCTTCTGTACATCCCTGCCTCTGTGCATTCATCTATCCGTCTATCCATCCT GCCTCTGTGCATgcatctacccatccattcatccttgCCTCTGCACATGCATCCGTCCATACATACCTGCCTCTGTGCATgcatctgtccattcatccatccctgCCCCTgtgcatccatctatccattcatccctgCCTCTGCGTAggcatctgtc tccatccctACCTGTTTGCATTCATCTGTCTCTCCATTCCTGCCTCTGTGCatgcatctgtccatccatccatccctgccTCTATGCATgcatctgtccatctatccatccctcTCTCTGTGCATGCctctgtccatctatccatccctGCCTCTGTGCATGCATCTGTCATGCTATCCAACCCTGCCTCTGTGCATGCATCTGTCAGTCTATCcatcctccatccctttctttgtATCAGCTTATCC GTACTGAGTGCTCACAACTCCTTCATCCTAAGACGCTCATTGGACCTATTCCCTCCCCCGACTCCACGCCGCTCTCTGCCCTCCCTTCCTGGTCAAGTTCTCCAGCCAGTGGTCTCAACTCAATCTTCACTTCCTCCGCTCCTCTCATGCCTAAGCCCACTGCCGCCTAAATTCTTCCGCAACCCACTGGGCCTACAGGCAATAAAAAGGTCACCTTGTCCCTGGAGGACCAAACATAGGCCCATGTAA